Sequence from the Methanobacteriaceae archaeon genome:
ATAAGATTAATTTAGGAGGCCTATCTCTGGGAGGAGGAATTGCATTGGGTTATTCCCTAAAATATCCTGAAAAAGTAAAAAATCTGGTTTTAATTGCCCCCTATGGTTTAACTGATAAAATCCCTTATCCTCAAATAACTACTTGGCTCATGAGACATTCTGGAACCTATGATTGGAGGAATAATTTGATTCTCTCCAGTAAACTGCTGGTAAAAATCAGCCTGAAAAGAATCCTAGTAAATCCTCAGGCCCTGAATGATGAGGTTATAGATCAACTAATAAAAATAGGAAATATACCAGATAGTGGTCGGGCCTGGAGAGCTTTTCAGCTAAGTGAAATTGAAAATAAAAATCTGAGAACATGTTATCTAAATCAAGTACATAATCTTAAAATGCCCGTGCTACTTTTAACTGGAAAAAAGGATTCTCTAGTGCCCAGTACAGATGTGGAAATGGCCAGCGAATTGATTCCTAATTCACGGCGGGTAGAGATTGAAGAGTGTGGACACTGGCTTCCTCGAGACCGGAGCCCTGAATTTATCAAAGATGTTGAGGATTTTCTTAAATCCAATATATTAAAAAAAGAATATTTATGTGTATTTTAAAATAAAACAGCAAATTTCCGAATCATCTCGTCAATTTTTTGATCCTTACTCTTATTCCAGACCACAATATCGGTTCCAACTACTTTTCCACCTTTGGACTCGCAAAGTTTCTTCATTTTCCCAATGGCCTGATTTCCACCGGTCCAATTAAATCTTAAGCCCTTAGTAACAAAACAAGCAATTTTCTTATATTGCAATGAGTCAATTTGCTCCAAATAGGATTTCATGGGTGGTGCCAGAGAAAATGCATGCACGGGGGCACCAAAAATCAGAGCATCATATGATTCAAGCTCAGGTTTGCTTTGAAACTCCACATTTTTTGCTTTCATAGGAACTTCACCTACCGGAACTACCCGTTCAATTTCTACTTCATGACCATTTTTCTGGAACTTTTCTTGAAGTTTTTCAGCTACAGAATACGTATTTTCAGTTTTAGAATACACTATAATTCCTATTTTCATCTTTTTCACCCGTCATCATTTCTATCCTTCAGTTTAGTGATTAACCAGAAATAAATATATTTATAATTTTTAAATAAAAAAATGATAAGGATTAGAATTAAAGTTGAGATAATAATAGATAAAATAATAATCTCGATTTGATATTGACTAGAAACCTTTCCGCCATATATTACATCAGTTAAAAACAATAAAATCAATGATTCCACACCCAAAATAAGAACAATCCATTCAATTCTTTCCATTAAGTTGTTTCTTTGTTCAGAATGCAATCCCTCATATATTTTTTCACATGCATTTAATTTTTCTTGAATGAATTTATACTGATTATTTAATCTAAAAACATCATTTAATAAATCGAAAAGTAGTATGAAAGATGTTGTAGCAGATATTCTTGTATTTCTATAAATTTCTAAAGCTGATTGAATTTCGATTTGTGTGTTTTCAATCTCACCAATGGCAGATTTCAAGTTAATTTTTTCTTTCTCTTTAACACGGCTGATAATAGAATCCAATTGAAAATCAATTTTTTTTAGAAGATATTTTTGTCTTTGGTGCATTTCAACGGCATTAATCCGCTCATTAACATAATTAAGATTCTTTCCCTGGAATATCATTAAAGCAGCGGGTTCAGCGATGGTAATTATATCATTCCGATATATGGGTATACTGTTTTCCATGACTTTTGATACCAAGTCATCATGAACCATTCTATAATGTTTGTTATTCCATATAATTCCAAAAATTTCTTTTTCAATAATAATTGAACTAATTTCAGTATCTGTACTAGTAACAACAGAATAAGTAGAGTGCACATTAAGTAATGGTTTTTGAGCAGGGATGATTAATAAACTTATTATTTTTGACTTTAGCAAGTGGAAAATAAATGAATCCACCCATTCTCCAGTTTCATCTGAAATTTTAATTAATTCCGGCGTCATTACAGGATAAGTTAAATTAAAATCGAATCTGGCTGAATTTATTCCATTTTGGCCAAAACAAACTGTAATATTCATTTCATTTTCTAAAGCAGGGTTAATAAAAGAAAATAAGTCAAAATCTAATCTGAAAGTTAATATTTTCGGAGTTTTTTCAAGGTATTCACGATCATATACTTCAGAATTGAGAGACTCCATGCTAATAGATGCAACATCACCAAAAAATATTGCGTTATTTATACTTCTCTCTGTCAAATCATGACTAGGTAAAGTAAGATCAAAAGTAACTATGTGTGTTATTTTTGCGTTATTAAAAGAAGTAGACATATAAAATCAGATTTCAGTCGCCTTTCTTTCTCTGTTTTATTAATTGTGGGTCCGGTTTCTTTACTGGCTTTTTACTGTTTATTAAAACCGTTTCTTTGTCTTTTACTGAATTTGATATTTTTTTAGCCATATTATAACCCACACTCATTCATCATCTAGTGCATCACCTTTAACTCTATCGCTGTCATGTCCACTATCTTGTTCAAAATCTTCTCTTCGTTTCTTGATTATTTCTTTTTGCTTCCTGTCGTCAAGCATTATATCCACCACGGAAATTGATTAAACCAACTATTTAGTTTATTGTATAAAAATTTAATTAATATTAATAACAAGCACTATCTCAGAATTGATTATGAAAAATAATTTATTATTATTTTATTTAATTAAAAACTCCATATTATACATTCCCTTCTCCCCACCAAACCATCTCATGGTTTTTTGGCCAGAGATTTTAAATCCAAATCGCTCATATAATCGCCGGGCCCCTTCATTATTAAAATCAACATCTAATACTGCCTTTTCTTTTCCTTCATCCCTTGACATTTCCACTGCACTTTCTAAAATAAATGTTCCGATTCCTTGGCCTCGGGCCTTTTCATCTACAGCTACACAGGCCAGATAAAAATCTTGAGGTCCGACATCAGTTAAAAGCCGGGCATCAATTAAACCTAAAATAGTGAATCTTATTACATCTAAAGGTGAAAAAACTTTTAAAAATGCTTTAATTTCCTGTTTAGAACTGCTTTCTTCACTACTAGAAGTTATTAGCATTCCTAAAACATCTTCGTCATCATGCCCCGTGACCACGAAAATATTTTCATATCCAATACTATTATTCCCAGCTTTTACCAGTTTTTCAATTTTATTTACTGCCTGAGATTTATTTTTTAAAATCTGATCATAAGTGTTAGCATCTGTGAAATAAATGAGTTCTGAAACCTTTTTAGAGTCATGAACATCCAAATCAAATTTTTTAATTATCATTATTGCACTCCTATTGAAAATTGTAAAAATTTTGTAAAAATATTGCTTTTAAAATATTAAAAATCAAATTATTAGTGTAATGTTGATAGATTTTATAAATTTGGTTAATATAATTAAATTAATGTGAATAAAACTTAAAATATATTTGTATCAAAAGTGTATCAAGTAAAAAATCAGCAGGGATTGTATGAACCAACAAGACAGAAATCTACTAAGAAAAAAGTTCGATAATGCTGCCCAAGCATATGATAAAGATCGGAAAGCAATTATACCCAATTTTGACGTTTATTATGGAACTCTGGTTCAACTGGCAGACACTGACAATGATGATCCTCGAATTTTAGATTTAGGCGCCGGTACTGGACTTTTAACTCAGCTTCTCTGGGAAAAACATCCGCAGGCCCAGTTTAAATTAGTGGATATGGCCCCTGAAATGTTAAATATTGCTAAAAACCGATTTTCAGGGCAAGAAAACTTCGAATACATTGATGAAGATTATTTAAAGTATGATTTTGACGGTTTATTTGATATTATAGTCTCTTCACTCTCCATTCATCACCTAAACCATAGCGACATTAAATTACTTTATCAAAAAGCGTATGATCATTTAAATCCGGGTGGTTTATTCTTAAATGCTGATGAAGTAATCGCACCAAATTCTTACTGTGAAGAAACTTACCAGAAGAACTGGCTGGAAGTAATTCATCAGGCCAATCTTGAAGAAGATGATAAAACTGTTATTTTAGAGCGCATGAAGTTTGACAATCCCGCCACACTGGAAGACAACGTAAACTGGCTAGAGGAAGCCGGATTTAAAGATGTGGATGTTTTTTACAAATATTATAATTTTGTGGTTTTATACGGACGAAAATGAACCCAGAAAAACAGTATTTGTAAATGAGGTTGTGGAAAATGAGCAAAAAATTTGAATTTAAAATTATTAGTTGTGAGGATTTAGATCTTATTAAGCCGCTCTGGAAGAATCTTAAAGATCATCATACCAACATATCTCCTCATTTTCAGGAAAAATATCAGACCATCAATTTTGAGGATAGAAAAGAGGAACTTTTAAAAAAATCATCCCAATGCAATATGCGGGTAGAGGTGATATCTAATTGTGATAAAGACTGTTTTGTGGGTTATTGCATTAGTTCCATTAGTGATAAAGGTAAAGGAGAAATAGATTCTATTTATGTAAAAAAAGAGCATCGAAAGTTAGGTTTAGGTAAAGAAATGGTCAAAAGGGCCATGGAATGGATGGAAAGTCAGGATACTGACGAATTAAAAATCGTGGTGGCCGTGGGCAATGAAGATTTACTGCCATTTTATAGCAGTTTCAATTTCTTTCCCAGACATCTTATCCTGGAAAAGAAGGAAAAGAAATAGATTAGGTAAAGAACCATGTGGCTCGACGAATTACAATTCAATCCCCTAAATACTTTATTAAATTGTTCTAATCCTGCCATTGATTATTTCACCAGAAGGGATCTTTTAGAGGAAAAAGTGGCAGAAGTCAGTTCTCTCTGGGAGTTGCCAGCCCCCCGAAAAATAATTAATAAACAGAACGATGATGGTTTCTGGAAATACCCTGGATGAAATCTTAAACTGCGATCTGCAGAGGATTATAACCAGTTGGAGACTTTTAGACAGTTAAGAGAATTAGTGGAAAAATACGGATACAATAAAAATCATCCATCCATAAAAAAGGCCGCAGAATTTCTTTTTAAGTATCAGACCAATGAAGGAGACTTTAGAGGAATTTATGGAAAACAGTATGCTCC
This genomic interval carries:
- a CDS encoding alpha/beta hydrolase; translated protein: MEIKKHSIEVNGVNIVIHESGPGKSKIPLLLLHGGGLDSALLSYGTIMSILGEKYHVIAPDLPGYGESEKPEAPYTIEWYQEFLDDLIKVLGFNKINLGGLSLGGGIALGYSLKYPEKVKNLVLIAPYGLTDKIPYPQITTWLMRHSGTYDWRNNLILSSKLLVKISLKRILVNPQALNDEVIDQLIKIGNIPDSGRAWRAFQLSEIENKNLRTCYLNQVHNLKMPVLLLTGKKDSLVPSTDVEMASELIPNSRRVEIEECGHWLPRDRSPEFIKDVEDFLKSNILKKEYLCVF
- a CDS encoding flavodoxin domain-containing protein: MKIGIIVYSKTENTYSVAEKLQEKFQKNGHEVEIERVVPVGEVPMKAKNVEFQSKPELESYDALIFGAPVHAFSLAPPMKSYLEQIDSLQYKKIACFVTKGLRFNWTGGNQAIGKMKKLCESKGGKVVGTDIVVWNKSKDQKIDEMIRKFAVLF
- a CDS encoding GNAT family N-acetyltransferase; protein product: MIIKKFDLDVHDSKKVSELIYFTDANTYDQILKNKSQAVNKIEKLVKAGNNSIGYENIFVVTGHDDEDVLGMLITSSSEESSSKQEIKAFLKVFSPLDVIRFTILGLIDARLLTDVGPQDFYLACVAVDEKARGQGIGTFILESAVEMSRDEGKEKAVLDVDFNNEGARRLYERFGFKISGQKTMRWFGGEKGMYNMEFLIK
- a CDS encoding class I SAM-dependent methyltransferase — translated: MNQQDRNLLRKKFDNAAQAYDKDRKAIIPNFDVYYGTLVQLADTDNDDPRILDLGAGTGLLTQLLWEKHPQAQFKLVDMAPEMLNIAKNRFSGQENFEYIDEDYLKYDFDGLFDIIVSSLSIHHLNHSDIKLLYQKAYDHLNPGGLFLNADEVIAPNSYCEETYQKNWLEVIHQANLEEDDKTVILERMKFDNPATLEDNVNWLEEAGFKDVDVFYKYYNFVVLYGRK
- a CDS encoding GNAT family N-acetyltransferase; translation: MSKKFEFKIISCEDLDLIKPLWKNLKDHHTNISPHFQEKYQTINFEDRKEELLKKSSQCNMRVEVISNCDKDCFVGYCISSISDKGKGEIDSIYVKKEHRKLGLGKEMVKRAMEWMESQDTDELKIVVAVGNEDLLPFYSSFNFFPRHLILEKKEKK